One genomic window of uncultured delta proteobacterium includes the following:
- a CDS encoding conserved membrane hypothetical protein (Evidence 4 : Homologs of previously reported genes of unknown function), producing the protein MATLKQKNQPFLITALVLNCLYVYIFILNNPIQYADLSSFLNAQNAIVSSGIFIISITINSLFSGQNKARLVFFKYKFYFPGCYAFTKYIKSDLRVDKKILEENYGELPIDNEEQNRVWYKMYKDVSNRGSVSLAHKHYLFFRDYFFLIIVLTISVTIYLLIFDMDVIIYKYKLFFPIAVSSSKCNTQSLGIGVF; encoded by the coding sequence ATGGCTACTCTTAAACAAAAAAATCAACCCTTTTTAATTACAGCATTAGTACTAAACTGTTTATATGTTTATATTTTTATTTTGAATAATCCAATCCAATATGCCGATTTGTCTTCTTTTTTAAATGCACAAAATGCGATTGTCTCTTCAGGAATTTTTATTATATCTATTACAATAAACTCTCTTTTTTCAGGACAAAATAAAGCACGATTAGTATTTTTTAAATACAAATTTTACTTTCCTGGATGCTATGCATTCACGAAATATATTAAATCAGACTTAAGAGTAGACAAGAAAATACTTGAAGAAAATTATGGAGAATTACCAATAGACAATGAAGAACAGAATAGAGTTTGGTATAAAATGTATAAGGACGTGTCAAATAGAGGTAGTGTGTCCTTAGCGCATAAACATTACTTATTTTTCAGAGATTACTTTTTTTTAATTATTGTATTAACTATATCTGTAACAATATATTTACTAATATTTGATATGGATGTTATTATATATAAATATAAATTATTTTTTCCTATCGCGGTTTCAAGTTCAAAGTGCAACACCCAGTCCTTGGGTATTGGCGTCTTCTAA
- a CDS encoding hypothetical protein (Evidence 5 : No homology to any previously reported sequences) yields MLHFELETAIGKNNLYLYIITSISNISKYIVTDIVNTIIKKK; encoded by the coding sequence GTGTTGCACTTTGAACTTGAAACCGCGATAGGAAAAAATAATTTATATTTATATATAATAACATCCATATCAAATATTAGTAAATATATTGTTACAGATATAGTTAATACAATAATTAAAAAAAAGTAA
- a CDS encoding conserved hypothetical protein (Evidence 4 : Homologs of previously reported genes of unknown function) translates to MRAYSFRQALDAGCEPRSYDSSVPEGECLARLDFKMWGKHGALRCFFTELGTEAKFSLPAFRFHKGQDIGQYSPRDMDVDFSEPGIEGTVYELVIGRGPRGGIAWEEATPAGDGTGVITGVQ, encoded by the coding sequence ATGCGTGCGTACAGTTTCAGACAGGCCCTTGACGCGGGATGTGAGCCGCGCAGCTATGACTCCTCGGTTCCCGAAGGGGAATGTCTTGCGCGGTTGGATTTCAAGATGTGGGGCAAGCATGGCGCATTGCGATGCTTTTTCACAGAGCTTGGGACCGAGGCCAAATTCAGCCTTCCGGCTTTTCGATTTCATAAAGGGCAGGACATTGGGCAATATTCGCCCCGCGACATGGACGTGGATTTTTCCGAGCCGGGCATTGAAGGCACCGTTTATGAACTTGTTATCGGGCGTGGCCCGCGTGGCGGCATTGCCTGGGAAGAAGCCACTCCGGCGGGTGACGGCACGGGCGTTATTACCGGGGTTCAATAG
- a CDS encoding Plasmid recombination protein: MPFAVLRIQKLKTWGAIAGSGKHNSRERETPNADEQRTAQNRLLVGLPDKSNVDAIKEAIGSQRIRKNAVLGVEMLLSASPQYFRPSAPEKAGTYDPARLKAWTQTTTMWLQEKYGSRIVSARLHLDEATPHIHVLLVPLDDRGKLNCRSLFGGTRHTLSALQTDYAQAVASIGIERGIENSRAEHQKVSQYYTITQTKAAQELPPARRFDAPEMPNKITRMSDERLALYARQAATSGAKAQREALEPVVTAIHNENTLLKRENLKLKKSNSHLSKEKTDMQKQLDQVRGLELGRVLQTLFKAKGPYGAGEGHPNRYILPDKREVLVSDTSWKIPPAKRGKGAIDLVMALRGYGQQDLTKAIGELAHAFGVEKVTGECMAQNLDRTAQNVRMAAKEFTPEKSIDRGQGRSLGISR, from the coding sequence ATGCCCTTTGCGGTGCTGCGTATTCAGAAGCTCAAAACGTGGGGCGCTATCGCGGGTTCCGGCAAGCACAACAGCCGGGAGCGCGAAACACCCAATGCCGATGAGCAGCGGACGGCCCAAAACCGTCTTCTCGTCGGCTTGCCGGACAAAAGCAATGTTGACGCCATAAAAGAAGCTATCGGCAGCCAGCGCATCCGCAAGAACGCCGTGCTCGGCGTCGAAATGCTGCTTTCCGCCAGCCCGCAGTATTTTCGCCCTTCCGCCCCGGAGAAGGCCGGAACCTATGACCCCGCCCGCCTGAAAGCCTGGACGCAGACCACAACAATGTGGCTCCAAGAGAAATACGGCAGCCGCATTGTCTCGGCCCGGCTCCACCTGGACGAAGCCACCCCTCACATTCACGTTTTGCTTGTTCCTCTTGATGACCGGGGAAAACTCAACTGCCGAAGCCTGTTTGGCGGCACCCGGCACACGTTGTCGGCCCTGCAAACCGACTACGCCCAGGCCGTAGCGTCCATCGGTATTGAGCGCGGCATTGAAAACTCCCGCGCGGAACACCAGAAAGTCAGCCAGTACTACACCATTACCCAAACAAAGGCCGCGCAGGAACTACCACCGGCCCGCAGATTCGATGCGCCTGAAATGCCGAACAAGATCACGCGAATGTCCGATGAACGGCTTGCCCTGTATGCCCGGCAAGCCGCCACCAGCGGAGCCAAAGCGCAACGGGAAGCGTTGGAGCCGGTTGTGACCGCCATCCACAATGAAAACACCCTGCTCAAGCGGGAAAACCTGAAGCTCAAAAAATCCAATTCACATCTCAGCAAGGAGAAAACCGACATGCAAAAGCAACTGGATCAAGTCCGCGGCCTTGAACTTGGCCGCGTACTGCAAACGCTGTTCAAGGCCAAAGGGCCATATGGCGCCGGCGAAGGGCACCCGAACCGGTATATCTTGCCGGACAAGCGGGAAGTGCTCGTTTCCGACACCAGTTGGAAAATCCCTCCTGCCAAACGCGGCAAAGGGGCCATAGACCTTGTTATGGCGTTGCGAGGTTATGGTCAGCAGGATTTAACCAAGGCCATCGGTGAACTGGCCCATGCCTTCGGCGTGGAGAAAGTCACCGGCGAATGCATGGCGCAGAACCTTGACCGTACCGCGCAGAATGTCCGCATGGCCGCCAAAGAATTCACCCCGGAAAAATCCATTGATCGCGGTCAGGGCCGCTCCCTCGGCATCAGCCGGTAA
- a CDS encoding hypothetical protein (Evidence 5 : No homology to any previously reported sequences), which translates to MGKKKDIRKAVEADSAEQHMALAEELNKLAELHLEMAELKEEQQNLVVYKEFCDLRNIIKAAADVYEENGDMLRAEAIRRSVPIAPELLDYLKRTHDQQYFEEVILGQSNIYEALLVYGPKWLEYDESQRIRPEEKVLAG; encoded by the coding sequence ATGGGTAAGAAAAAAGACATCCGCAAAGCGGTTGAAGCGGATAGCGCCGAGCAGCACATGGCGTTGGCCGAAGAGTTGAACAAGCTGGCGGAGCTGCACCTTGAGATGGCCGAATTGAAAGAAGAACAGCAGAACCTTGTGGTATACAAAGAGTTTTGCGACCTGCGGAACATCATCAAGGCTGCGGCGGATGTTTACGAGGAAAACGGCGATATGCTGCGGGCGGAAGCCATCCGCCGTTCCGTCCCGATTGCTCCGGAACTGTTGGATTATCTGAAACGTACCCACGACCAGCAATATTTTGAAGAGGTCATCCTGGGCCAAAGCAATATTTACGAAGCACTGCTTGTGTATGGTCCGAAATGGCTTGAATATGACGAGTCACAAAGGATTCGTCCCGAAGAAAAAGTACTTGCAGGATAA
- a CDS encoding hypothetical protein (Evidence 5 : No homology to any previously reported sequences), whose amino-acid sequence MPDKQCGPLFQVGRIVYLANKKTALFRGILYSCRKGGKKLSWRHSRCFRQSERKKNARLALAIFYFLDTADILPCLFSKIPLRKPIFLTGLTQQRAEQILFLIHSGSIAGCCNFLLDAL is encoded by the coding sequence GTGCCAGATAAACAATGCGGCCCACTTTTCCAAGTGGGCCGCATTGTTTATCTGGCAAATAAAAAAACTGCGTTATTCAGAGGCATTTTGTATAGCTGCCGCAAGGGCGGTAAAAAACTCTCCTGGCGTCATTCCAGATGCTTCCGCCAATCGGAGCGCAAGAAAAACGCGCGGCTCGCGCTCGCCATTTTCTATTTTTTGGATACTGCGGATATTCTGCCCTGTCTTTTCAGCAAGATACCTCTGAGAAAGCCCATTTTTCTTACGGGCCTCACGCAGCAACGTGCCGAACAGATTCTTTTCCTTATCCATTCGGGAAGTATTGCCGGGTGTTGCAATTTTTTACTAGACGCCCTATAA
- a CDS encoding hypothetical protein (Evidence 5 : No homology to any previously reported sequences), with product MITEEETGAILARLAIADETFLTGMLQAAERAGDAMLPGDLEKLRAWAAFIRALRMVLRPDVAKRGDT from the coding sequence ATGATTACCGAGGAGGAAACAGGCGCAATCCTGGCCCGGCTGGCAATAGCCGATGAAACCTTCCTCACCGGCATGCTTCAGGCCGCAGAGAGAGCAGGGGACGCCATGCTTCCCGGCGATTTGGAGAAACTACGGGCGTGGGCGGCGTTCATCCGCGCTTTGCGTATGGTTCTCCGGCCAGATGTCGCCAAACGTGGCGACACATAG
- a CDS encoding conserved exported hypothetical protein (Evidence 4 : Homologs of previously reported genes of unknown function): MKKMLLLMVTALAFALSGCNSEETKTVEWYLKPENKPALDAKLAECRNNPGQLKDTPNCINARQAAEKIFLGGKFDKVREPEFGFGSK, encoded by the coding sequence ATGAAAAAAATGCTCTTACTTATGGTGACAGCGCTGGCTTTCGCTCTGTCCGGTTGCAATTCCGAAGAGACAAAAACCGTGGAATGGTATTTGAAACCGGAGAACAAGCCCGCCCTGGACGCCAAGCTGGCCGAGTGCCGCAATAATCCTGGTCAGTTGAAGGATACGCCGAACTGCATCAATGCCCGGCAAGCTGCGGAGAAGATTTTCCTGGGCGGGAAATTTGATAAGGTGCGGGAGCCGGAATTCGGCTTTGGGAGCAAGTAA
- a CDS encoding conserved hypothetical protein (Evidence 4 : Homologs of previously reported genes of unknown function) has protein sequence MNEERKTVTGNTLPAHEESGASWPVAALLAHKPPQSEAVKYSTLGHPAQSSAGHTGAAAMPEESWTQITPIPFDNQQAPAIPRDSIPGIIGEYAAAVAESIQVPFEVPLVNVFGSVAAVVQRKFQAQMHIGYSEPLNIFALASLPPGERKSAAKDACRFPLLDWEEEQQRRVVAEIKQAQAEQQVQEEAVRSLLTAAKKCQTAEDRRELARHLSALKDEAKPLPVPPRLLADDTTPEALAALMAQHGQKIAMIESEGGFFDTLAGRYSSGVPNLDAVLKSWSGEAIRIDRRHAEPILLDNPTLTLILSAQPDVLAGAALTPSFRGRGLLGRLLFFIPQSRIGSRSIETHPLPEALKQRYRATLLHLLALPWNTDSHGNQIPYMLALEPEAKSAWLNFAADVETSLAEGGNLAGMRDWGGKLPGQVLRLAGLCHVTLHECPQEHGISTQTMNAVITLAGLLIEHAKVAYALMGVDDAIECARAILKWIRQEKLERFTGRACLERVKGRWPKMSLIDPGLTVLEERGYIRSADPRDTKRGPGRPSRNFLVNPRAHD, from the coding sequence ATGAACGAGGAAAGAAAAACCGTGACGGGCAATACTCTTCCTGCCCACGAAGAAAGCGGAGCCTCTTGGCCGGTGGCCGCACTACTGGCGCATAAGCCCCCGCAGAGTGAGGCCGTTAAATATTCCACTTTGGGGCATCCGGCACAGTCATCCGCCGGCCACACCGGGGCGGCTGCAATGCCGGAGGAAAGCTGGACGCAGATAACGCCCATTCCTTTTGACAATCAGCAGGCTCCGGCCATTCCGCGCGACAGCATTCCCGGCATCATCGGGGAGTACGCGGCGGCGGTGGCGGAATCCATCCAGGTGCCGTTTGAGGTGCCTCTGGTCAATGTCTTCGGATCTGTTGCCGCTGTTGTCCAGCGTAAATTTCAGGCGCAAATGCACATTGGATATTCGGAGCCGCTCAACATCTTCGCTCTGGCGAGCCTGCCGCCGGGGGAACGAAAAAGCGCGGCTAAGGATGCCTGCCGGTTCCCACTTTTGGATTGGGAGGAAGAGCAGCAACGCCGTGTTGTGGCGGAAATCAAACAGGCACAGGCGGAACAACAGGTACAGGAAGAGGCTGTCCGCAGTCTGCTCACTGCCGCCAAGAAATGCCAAACGGCGGAAGACAGGCGGGAACTCGCGCGACACCTGTCCGCGCTCAAAGACGAGGCTAAGCCGCTTCCTGTGCCGCCTCGCCTGCTGGCGGACGATACTACCCCGGAAGCCCTGGCCGCCCTCATGGCCCAGCATGGGCAAAAAATCGCCATGATTGAATCCGAAGGGGGCTTTTTCGACACCTTGGCCGGGCGTTACAGCAGCGGCGTTCCCAACTTGGACGCGGTACTCAAATCTTGGTCTGGCGAGGCGATACGGATTGACCGGCGACATGCGGAACCGATTCTTCTGGACAACCCGACTTTGACGCTGATCCTTTCCGCTCAGCCGGATGTCCTTGCGGGTGCGGCCCTGACACCCTCTTTCCGGGGGCGGGGTTTGTTGGGGCGCCTACTGTTTTTTATCCCGCAAAGCCGCATCGGCTCCCGCAGTATTGAAACCCATCCGCTGCCGGAAGCACTGAAACAGCGCTATAGGGCAACATTGCTTCATCTGTTGGCTCTGCCCTGGAACACAGACAGTCACGGAAACCAGATACCCTACATGCTGGCTCTTGAGCCTGAGGCAAAATCCGCTTGGTTGAATTTTGCCGCCGATGTGGAAACCTCGCTTGCCGAGGGTGGCAATCTGGCGGGTATGCGCGATTGGGGCGGCAAATTGCCGGGGCAAGTCTTGCGCCTTGCCGGGCTATGCCATGTGACGCTCCACGAATGCCCGCAGGAACATGGTATTTCCACGCAGACCATGAATGCCGTCATAACGCTCGCCGGATTGCTCATTGAACACGCGAAAGTGGCCTATGCTCTTATGGGTGTGGACGATGCCATAGAATGCGCCCGTGCCATCCTGAAATGGATACGCCAGGAAAAATTGGAGCGCTTCACCGGAAGAGCTTGCCTTGAGCGGGTCAAGGGCCGGTGGCCCAAGATGTCCTTGATTGATCCCGGTCTGACCGTGCTTGAGGAACGCGGGTACATACGTTCCGCAGACCCAAGGGACACGAAGCGCGGGCCGGGGCGACCGTCCAGAAACTTCCTTGTGAATCCGCGTGCCCACGACTGA
- a CDS encoding hypothetical protein (Evidence 5 : No homology to any previously reported sequences), with protein MTTLPKQSLPLLGIDPRDNRLVDEKEAARVLGLSVRTMQQRRYLGQEPYPVQLPDSRAIRYWLPSLYEYIGRGFKLFGEADI; from the coding sequence ATGACTACCCTGCCCAAACAATCTCTCCCCTTGCTCGGCATAGACCCACGGGACAATCGCTTGGTGGATGAAAAAGAGGCCGCCAGAGTTCTCGGCCTCAGCGTCCGAACGATGCAGCAACGGCGTTACCTGGGGCAAGAGCCGTACCCCGTTCAGCTGCCTGATAGCCGAGCAATCCGGTACTGGCTTCCCTCTCTCTATGAGTACATTGGGCGTGGTTTCAAACTGTTTGGGGAGGCCGACATATGA
- a CDS encoding hypothetical protein (Evidence 5 : No homology to any previously reported sequences), with protein MNLGARTLLCNVASRLTSYFNWNFPLKVEPVGLKRWLLQKKEILWSDAIDGNKILETCPDLRPEDLSALIERQIKNENAGLAHIFARPYVLLERNNTEGVENLSVIVAVPVTSTPHIIYRFGVKEFDFSKIYFERENVQKYLDEYRAKGELAPGRMQSTVNRKSRMNTQDWEQTIENCTELLIALCEGRQAPIVKDDARKKTEANSRAFEAFWRKLPDKYKAGTKHASKGKG; from the coding sequence ATGAACTTGGGCGCAAGAACATTACTGTGCAATGTGGCAAGCCGACTGACGAGTTATTTTAACTGGAATTTTCCCCTCAAAGTTGAACCTGTCGGCTTGAAAAGATGGTTACTCCAAAAGAAAGAGATCCTCTGGAGTGATGCCATTGACGGCAACAAAATTTTAGAAACGTGTCCTGACTTACGGCCGGAAGACTTATCTGCACTTATTGAGCGTCAGATAAAAAACGAAAATGCGGGATTGGCGCATATTTTTGCAAGGCCGTACGTCCTGCTTGAGCGAAACAACACGGAAGGGGTGGAAAATCTATCCGTCATCGTGGCTGTTCCGGTCACAAGTACGCCACATATCATCTATCGCTTTGGAGTAAAGGAATTTGATTTTTCCAAGATTTATTTTGAGCGTGAGAATGTTCAAAAATACTTGGATGAATATCGCGCAAAAGGTGAACTTGCACCAGGAAGAATGCAATCCACAGTCAACAGAAAGTCACGGATGAACACTCAGGATTGGGAACAAACCATTGAAAACTGCACGGAATTGCTTATCGCCCTGTGCGAAGGTCGCCAAGCTCCAATAGTCAAAGACGACGCTCGTAAAAAGACTGAAGCGAACAGTAGAGCCTTTGAAGCATTCTGGAGAAAACTTCCGGATAAATACAAGGCAGGAACGAAACACGCATCAAAAGGGAAAGGGTGA
- a CDS encoding Filamentation induced by cAMP protein Fic produces MRYIHERPEWPDFHWNMDSLAGPLAAIRHKQGLLLGRMNALGFSIRAEAGLETLTLDVVKSSAIEGEVLDMAQVRSSLARRLGIDIGGLAPVNRNVEGIVEMMLDATQRYAEPLTVERLFGWHAALFPMGYGVSRRITVGAWRTPEAGPMQVVSGYVGHEKVHFEAPAAERLDREMTRFLDWFNTPRDLDPVLKAGIAHLWFVTIHPFEDGNGRIARAIADCALARADDCPQRFYSMSGRIERERKDYYDVLERTQKGGLDITPWLDWFLGCLGRAIDGAEETLGAVFRKARVWQHANQFQLNERQRGVINRLLDGFEGKLTSGKYAKLTKCSPDTALRDIRELVGYGILKQSKEGGRSTSYTLPDTLHNEE; encoded by the coding sequence ATGCGCTATATCCACGAACGCCCCGAGTGGCCTGACTTTCATTGGAATATGGACTCGCTGGCAGGTCCGCTTGCCGCCATACGTCACAAGCAGGGCCTGCTTCTCGGGCGGATGAATGCCCTTGGCTTTTCTATCCGCGCTGAGGCCGGTTTGGAAACCCTGACCCTTGATGTGGTGAAATCCAGCGCCATTGAAGGGGAAGTGCTGGATATGGCCCAAGTGCGTTCTTCCCTGGCCCGCAGGCTCGGTATCGACATTGGCGGACTCGCGCCCGTCAATCGGAACGTGGAAGGCATCGTTGAAATGATGCTGGATGCCACGCAACGTTATGCGGAACCGTTAACGGTGGAGCGTCTGTTCGGCTGGCACGCGGCCCTGTTTCCTATGGGGTATGGCGTATCACGCAGAATCACTGTTGGCGCGTGGCGCACGCCGGAAGCTGGCCCCATGCAAGTTGTCTCCGGCTATGTCGGCCACGAAAAAGTTCATTTCGAGGCTCCGGCGGCGGAACGGCTTGACCGGGAAATGACGCGCTTTCTGGACTGGTTCAACACACCGCGTGACCTTGACCCGGTGCTTAAAGCCGGAATCGCACATCTTTGGTTTGTGACCATCCATCCCTTTGAGGACGGTAACGGGCGTATCGCCCGTGCTATCGCCGATTGCGCCCTGGCGAGGGCGGATGATTGCCCACAACGCTTCTACAGCATGTCGGGCCGGATCGAGCGCGAGCGTAAAGATTACTACGATGTTTTGGAGCGCACCCAAAAGGGCGGCCTGGATATTACTCCCTGGCTGGATTGGTTTCTGGGCTGCCTTGGCCGCGCCATTGACGGTGCGGAAGAAACCCTGGGCGCTGTTTTCCGTAAAGCGCGCGTCTGGCAACACGCTAATCAATTTCAACTCAATGAACGTCAGCGCGGAGTTATCAACCGCCTGCTGGACGGATTTGAGGGCAAGCTGACCAGCGGCAAATACGCCAAGCTGACAAAGTGCTCGCCGGATACGGCGTTACGGGATATTCGCGAGTTGGTTGGGTACGGCATTCTCAAGCAGAGTAAGGAAGGCGGACGCAGCACGAGCTATACGTTGCCTGATACGTTGCATAATGAAGAGTGA
- a CDS encoding Putative transcriptional regulator (fragment) (Evidence 3 : Function proposed based on presence of conserved amino acid motif, structural feature or limited homology): MLPCSHTDALPTTAGIDKVDKLRFQDFLQGALKRNLPEWPETLTRLLQSMNLATDSGVLNLAGVLLFAERPELVAPQCVVKGARYLGNEAYVGGYTDNRDFSGPLRKVFDDALAFILRYLHKVQAGRGVNSPGLPEVPESVFEELLTNALVHRDYLLNVPIQIFIFDNRVEIISPGHLLNGVTAEKIMEGNSNIARNPILASYAVKGLLPYRGQGVGIRRALKSWPDIAFVDNREERLFTARIRRPGIMGETRGLPD; this comes from the coding sequence ATGCTTCCTTGTTCTCACACAGACGCACTGCCCACCACGGCGGGCATAGACAAAGTGGACAAGCTGCGTTTTCAAGATTTTCTGCAAGGTGCACTCAAGCGGAATCTTCCTGAATGGCCGGAAACGCTTACCCGCCTGCTCCAAAGCATGAATCTCGCCACGGACAGTGGTGTTTTAAATCTTGCCGGAGTGCTCTTGTTTGCCGAGCGCCCGGAGTTGGTTGCGCCGCAATGCGTGGTCAAAGGAGCCCGCTATCTCGGCAATGAAGCATATGTCGGTGGCTATACGGATAACAGAGACTTCTCCGGCCCGCTACGCAAGGTTTTCGACGACGCGCTGGCCTTCATCCTGCGGTATTTGCACAAAGTACAGGCGGGGCGCGGGGTTAACTCGCCGGGCCTGCCGGAAGTTCCCGAGAGTGTCTTTGAAGAGCTATTGACCAATGCCCTGGTGCATAGGGATTACCTGCTCAACGTACCTATCCAGATTTTTATCTTCGACAACCGCGTTGAAATTATCAGCCCCGGCCACTTGCTGAACGGCGTGACTGCCGAAAAAATCATGGAAGGTAACTCCAACATAGCCCGTAACCCTATTCTGGCGTCATATGCCGTCAAAGGGCTGTTGCCCTATCGTGGGCAGGGAGTGGGGATAAGACGAGCGCTGAAAAGCTGGCCGGATATTGCATTTGTGGACAACCGCGAAGAGCGCCTGTTCACGGCTCGGATACGGCGACCGGGCATCATGGGCGAAACGCGGGGACTGCCGGATTGA
- a CDS encoding Integrase family protein (modular protein) yields MADKRLPTEKPGVFYREIEGDKPSKPIRMYYIRYRRGGRAGSLIEEPVGKSTEGMTPTKAAIIRAERMTGKAPTNKEDRRQKEKEKLLAQGRWTIARLWEEYKANKPNFKGIVTDENRFKNYLKDFAKLVPEEINTQMVDALRLRLTKSGKSAGTTKNALELLRRIINFGVKKGLCSWQDPSRLHFEMPRLNNIKTEMLTEEERKRLLDAIDASPNRKAANLMLMAYYTGMRRNELFKLKWEHIDFENGFINIVGEKQEGAKSNRDERIPLSQPVRELLGKVERSECPYVFPASDGKSRLTDVSNQVNTIKKAANLPKDFRPLHGLRHTFASVAVSNGVPLSHVQKLLTHKDPTLTQRYAHLEDQALKNSANNVGALLEITEKPETLTFAHADSTAEYAICTDIWLQASIVGHPFIEKDFWKGKQQAMTEQYLPASNVLLAYDEGVPVGFAATCGNILAALFVLPSRWKNGIGRKLLNHLFTEHQELELAVYRKNQRAVAFYTRMGFKPIRQQVCPHTGEQETVMHWTRP; encoded by the coding sequence ATGGCTGACAAACGACTTCCAACGGAAAAACCGGGTGTTTTTTATCGTGAGATTGAGGGTGACAAGCCGAGCAAGCCGATCCGCATGTACTATATCCGGTATCGCCGGGGCGGGCGCGCCGGAAGCCTGATTGAAGAACCGGTAGGGAAATCCACGGAAGGCATGACCCCGACCAAGGCGGCTATCATCCGGGCCGAACGCATGACCGGCAAAGCCCCGACCAATAAAGAAGACAGACGCCAGAAGGAAAAAGAAAAGCTACTGGCACAAGGGCGCTGGACGATTGCTCGTTTATGGGAAGAATACAAAGCCAACAAGCCGAATTTTAAAGGTATTGTTACGGACGAGAACCGTTTCAAAAATTACCTAAAAGATTTTGCCAAGCTGGTGCCGGAAGAAATCAACACACAGATGGTGGATGCTTTGCGCCTGCGTCTTACCAAATCCGGCAAGTCCGCCGGAACGACGAAAAACGCATTGGAACTGCTCCGGCGCATCATCAATTTCGGCGTCAAAAAGGGGCTTTGCTCCTGGCAAGACCCGTCCCGTCTGCACTTTGAAATGCCCAGGCTCAACAACATCAAAACGGAAATGCTGACGGAAGAGGAACGCAAACGCCTCTTGGATGCCATCGACGCCTCGCCCAACCGAAAGGCCGCGAACCTTATGCTCATGGCCTACTACACGGGTATGCGCCGTAATGAGCTTTTCAAGCTGAAATGGGAGCATATCGACTTCGAAAACGGCTTTATCAACATTGTAGGTGAGAAACAGGAGGGCGCAAAAAGCAACCGTGATGAGCGTATTCCTCTGAGCCAGCCTGTGCGTGAACTGCTCGGCAAGGTAGAGCGAAGCGAATGCCCCTATGTTTTCCCGGCCAGTGACGGCAAAAGCCGCCTGACGGACGTCAGCAATCAGGTCAACACCATCAAGAAGGCGGCAAATCTGCCCAAAGATTTCCGCCCGCTGCACGGCCTGCGGCATACCTTCGCCAGCGTGGCCGTTTCCAACGGCGTGCCGCTCTCACATGTGCAAAAGCTGCTGACGCACAAAGACCCGACTTTGACGCAGCGCTATGCCCACCTGGAAGATCAGGCGTTGAAAAATTCGGCAAACAACGTTGGCGCTCTGCTGGAAATCACCGAAAAGCCCGAAACCTTGACGTTCGCTCACGCCGATTCTACGGCGGAATACGCCATATGCACCGATATCTGGCTTCAAGCCTCCATTGTCGGGCATCCTTTCATCGAAAAGGATTTTTGGAAGGGCAAACAGCAGGCCATGACCGAGCAATACCTGCCCGCATCCAACGTACTGCTTGCGTATGATGAAGGCGTTCCGGTCGGCTTCGCCGCGACATGCGGCAATATCCTGGCCGCGCTGTTCGTTCTGCCCTCTCGGTGGAAGAACGGAATAGGTCGGAAATTGCTGAATCACCTGTTTACGGAGCATCAGGAGTTGGAACTGGCGGTTTACCGGAAAAACCAGCGGGCCGTGGCTTTTTATACGCGCATGGGATTCAAGCCGATACGGCAGCAAGTCTGCCCGCACACGGGCGAGCAGGAAACCGTTATGCACTGGACACGCCCGTGA